In a genomic window of Croceibacterium sp. TMG7-5b_MA50:
- a CDS encoding DNA polymerase III subunit delta', whose protein sequence is MLTGHDQPWAEWRAAIAGARMHHGWILAGRRGIGKRHFALAAAHELVAEPGAPAAGDHPDILLLQPQPTNAEEEKKREEGRPYQTRRNITVDQLRQMQARLTTRPTLGARRAIIIDAADDLEPQGANALLKSLEEPPVGSFFLLVAHRLGRLLPTIRSRCRVLQFPELPAEQIDAILRRQVPQADAAARAAAIASAGGSPGIALNFVELDLGPIHHLMQEIVTHGDHDLSRRGRLADTIGACPDRQRQLAIIDLARAVAVDRLYAGSTAATGILADTHADLVRLGAQASTHNFDAGLLVMEIGGLLARMAVPREAAHG, encoded by the coding sequence ATGCTGACCGGCCATGATCAGCCATGGGCCGAATGGCGCGCCGCGATCGCCGGCGCGCGTATGCATCATGGCTGGATCCTGGCGGGTCGTCGCGGCATCGGTAAACGGCACTTCGCGCTTGCCGCCGCGCATGAACTGGTCGCCGAGCCTGGAGCGCCCGCTGCGGGTGACCATCCCGACATCCTCCTGCTGCAACCGCAACCTACCAATGCGGAGGAGGAGAAGAAGCGGGAGGAGGGCCGGCCTTACCAGACCCGCCGGAACATCACCGTGGACCAACTGCGGCAGATGCAGGCGCGGCTTACCACCCGGCCTACGCTCGGGGCCCGTCGGGCGATAATAATCGATGCAGCTGACGATCTGGAGCCGCAGGGTGCCAACGCATTGCTCAAAAGTCTGGAGGAGCCACCTGTTGGCAGCTTCTTCCTGCTGGTGGCACATCGCCTCGGGCGCCTACTGCCGACGATCCGCTCCCGCTGCCGGGTGCTGCAATTCCCTGAATTGCCCGCCGAACAGATCGACGCTATCCTGCGCCGCCAGGTGCCGCAGGCCGACGCTGCCGCACGTGCGGCGGCCATCGCCAGTGCCGGCGGTTCCCCTGGCATCGCACTCAATTTCGTGGAACTCGATCTCGGGCCGATCCACCACTTGATGCAGGAGATCGTGACGCATGGCGATCATGATCTCAGCCGGCGTGGTCGCCTCGCCGATACGATCGGAGCATGTCCAGACCGACAGCGCCAGCTGGCCATCATTGACCTGGCCCGAGCGGTGGCAGTTGATCGCCTGTACGCCGGGTCAACGGCGGCAACCGGCATTCTCGCGGACACGCATGCCGATCTCGTCCGCTTGGGGGCGCAGGCATCGACCCACAATTTCGATGCCGGCCTGCTGGTGATGGAAATCGGCGGCTTGCTCGCCCGGATGGCCGTGCCTAGGGAAGCGGCACATGGCTGA
- the tmk gene encoding dTMP kinase, with protein sequence MNDVVGRFVALEGGEGVGKSTQARLLADALKARGFEVVLTREPGGTPGAEAVRGLLLDPPAPGWHAAAEALLFAAARADHVERAIRPALARGAWVICDRFLDSSRAYQGGAGGMLDADLLQLHRIGSGGLLPDVTLLLELPAILAEQRLARRDGGASDAIGGRGASYHGRVALTFADLADAEPDRFCRIDAGGAESEVHRRILQTLGLASEC encoded by the coding sequence GTGAACGATGTCGTCGGACGGTTCGTTGCGCTGGAAGGCGGCGAAGGTGTCGGCAAATCGACACAGGCCCGCCTGCTCGCGGACGCGCTGAAGGCTCGCGGATTCGAGGTCGTACTCACCCGTGAACCGGGCGGCACACCCGGGGCGGAGGCCGTGCGCGGTCTCCTGCTCGACCCGCCGGCGCCAGGCTGGCACGCCGCAGCGGAGGCATTGCTGTTCGCCGCGGCGCGTGCCGATCATGTAGAGCGAGCCATCCGACCGGCACTGGCTCGCGGCGCCTGGGTCATATGCGACCGATTCTTGGATTCCTCGCGCGCCTACCAGGGGGGCGCGGGCGGGATGCTGGACGCGGACCTGCTGCAATTGCATCGGATTGGCTCGGGCGGATTGCTGCCGGACGTGACCTTGCTGCTGGAACTGCCCGCGATCCTGGCGGAACAGCGGCTCGCCCGTCGCGATGGCGGTGCCAGCGACGCCATCGGCGGGCGTGGGGCCAGCTATCACGGCCGCGTCGCGCTTACCTTTGCCGACCTGGCAGATGCCGAGCCGGACCGCTTCTGCCGGATCGATGCAGGTGGGGCGGAAAGCGAGGTCCACCGACGGATCCTTCAAACGCTCGGACTGGCGTCGGAATGCTGA
- a CDS encoding D-alanyl-D-alanine carboxypeptidase family protein, translating to MKKIVAIGAAVLMGGVALAQVQPSAEPVPAIANTKQPAIVLPPAESPGAPVPPEVPVAYLIDLSSGQVLFERDARRRFVPASVTKVMTAYSAFKRLGDGRLKPTQVVTVPRIVEQLWSGEGSSMFLKEGEQVTVDQLLMGTTTVSGNDAAVMLALTAAGSLPAWLDEMNANAAELGMRDTHYGSPNGYPDEGRTYSSARDLARLAEAMVTRYPQLYSRYIGNHGFTWRGITQANHDPITGRVDGADGIKTGYTRQAGYTFVGSAKRGDRRLVMVLGAVPSIPVRNQVARDLIDWGFTAFDSRQLLPGGAEVGQALVQGGAAGSVALRTAGPVLTSTARGAAVRPEMTIHYRGPLRAPIRAGQTIAFLRVSAPGQTSHDLPLVAGQDVAEADLWQRLGNGISGFFS from the coding sequence GTGAAGAAGATTGTGGCGATCGGGGCAGCGGTCCTGATGGGCGGTGTTGCCTTGGCGCAGGTGCAGCCATCGGCAGAGCCTGTGCCGGCCATCGCGAATACGAAGCAGCCGGCTATCGTGCTGCCCCCGGCGGAATCACCCGGCGCTCCTGTCCCGCCGGAGGTGCCAGTCGCCTATCTGATCGATCTTTCGAGCGGACAGGTGCTGTTCGAACGCGACGCCCGCCGACGCTTCGTTCCAGCCTCGGTGACCAAGGTCATGACGGCCTACAGCGCCTTCAAGCGGCTTGGCGATGGCCGGCTGAAGCCGACGCAGGTCGTCACCGTGCCGCGCATTGTGGAACAATTGTGGTCGGGCGAAGGCTCATCCATGTTCCTGAAGGAAGGCGAGCAGGTCACGGTCGATCAGTTGCTGATGGGCACCACCACCGTGTCGGGCAACGATGCGGCGGTGATGCTGGCGCTGACAGCGGCGGGCAGCCTGCCGGCCTGGCTCGACGAGATGAATGCCAATGCCGCCGAACTCGGCATGCGCGATACGCACTATGGTTCACCCAACGGCTACCCGGACGAAGGTCGCACCTACAGCAGTGCGCGTGATCTGGCCCGCCTGGCGGAGGCGATGGTGACCCGGTACCCGCAATTGTACAGCCGCTACATCGGCAACCACGGCTTCACTTGGCGCGGCATAACCCAGGCCAATCATGATCCGATCACCGGGCGGGTTGATGGGGCGGACGGGATCAAGACCGGCTACACTCGGCAGGCAGGCTATACCTTCGTCGGCTCGGCCAAACGCGGGGATCGCCGGCTGGTCATGGTGCTGGGGGCGGTACCCAGCATCCCGGTGCGCAACCAGGTGGCGCGCGATCTTATCGACTGGGGCTTCACGGCCTTCGACAGCCGGCAATTACTGCCTGGCGGTGCCGAGGTCGGGCAGGCACTGGTGCAGGGTGGGGCCGCAGGCAGCGTGGCGCTGCGCACCGCCGGGCCCGTGCTGACCAGCACCGCGCGCGGCGCGGCCGTCCGTCCGGAGATGACCATCCACTATCGCGGGCCGTTGCGGGCGCCCATCAGGGCGGGGCAGACCATCGCTTTCCTGCGGGTGTCCGCGCCCGGGCAGACATCGCACGACCTGCCGCTGGTGGCGGGTCAGGATGTCGCCGAGGCCGATTTGTGGCAGCGGCTTGGCAACGGCATCAGCGGGTTCTTCTCGTGA
- a CDS encoding lytic murein transglycosylase, whose translation MQRITFKPLIAAALALFACAPACAQDTSFDAYLQQVAGRARAAGVSDATIASAFAGLTPNQRVIALDGDNVSSGGSSSGFPPLAPYLASHNTQARIDGGRRAYRRLPSLIAEVEARYGVPASVLIAIWGHETSYGAVRGNFDLVRSLATLAWEGRRRALFEGELIDTLRILDTGIARSTMVGSWAGAFGNPQFLPSVYLRLAVDGDRDGVRDIWTSEADTLHSIANYFRDAGWRPGQPWGVRAYVPNSVDRGALDTQVVAPVCPRVHVRHSQWRTVAEWRSLGVTPQGAIADDAMAALFEPDGPAAPGYLITQNYRVILEYNCSNYYAMSVGLLADEIAR comes from the coding sequence ATGCAACGCATCACCTTCAAGCCGCTGATCGCTGCCGCTCTCGCATTGTTCGCCTGTGCGCCCGCCTGTGCGCAGGACACTTCCTTCGACGCCTATCTGCAGCAGGTGGCGGGGCGGGCCCGAGCGGCCGGTGTCAGTGATGCGACGATCGCCAGTGCCTTCGCCGGTCTCACCCCCAATCAGCGGGTAATCGCGCTGGACGGCGACAACGTGTCTTCCGGCGGCAGCTCGAGCGGGTTTCCGCCGCTGGCGCCGTACCTCGCCAGCCACAACACGCAGGCGCGCATCGATGGCGGCAGGCGCGCTTACCGCCGACTGCCGTCGCTGATCGCGGAGGTGGAGGCGCGTTATGGCGTGCCGGCATCGGTGCTGATCGCCATCTGGGGGCACGAAACTTCCTACGGCGCGGTCCGCGGAAACTTCGACCTGGTGCGATCGCTGGCGACGCTGGCCTGGGAAGGTCGTCGCCGGGCGCTGTTCGAAGGCGAACTGATTGATACGCTGCGCATTCTCGACACCGGCATCGCGCGTTCCACGATGGTCGGCAGCTGGGCCGGCGCCTTTGGCAATCCGCAGTTCCTGCCGTCGGTATATCTGCGCCTAGCCGTCGATGGCGACCGCGACGGTGTGCGCGACATCTGGACCAGTGAGGCCGATACGCTGCATTCCATCGCGAATTACTTCCGCGATGCGGGCTGGCGACCGGGTCAGCCATGGGGCGTGCGGGCCTATGTGCCGAACAGCGTCGATCGCGGCGCGCTCGACACCCAGGTGGTCGCGCCCGTCTGCCCCCGTGTCCATGTGCGGCATAGCCAGTGGCGAACGGTCGCAGAATGGCGCAGCCTGGGCGTCACTCCGCAAGGAGCTATCGCGGACGATGCCATGGCCGCCCTGTTCGAACCCGATGGCCCAGCCGCGCCGGGTTACCTGATCACCCAGAACTACCGCGTCATTCTGGAATACAATTGCTCCAACTATTATGCCATGAGCGTTGGGCTGCTGGCGGACGAGATCGCGCGCTGA